The Streptomyces sp. cg36 genomic interval GCTTCACAGATTCGAGCCGTGCCCGAAAGACTGCCCCACACACAAGAGCTACAAGCGCGGCTGCCCCAAGCCGTGTCCGAAGTCGTGCAAGCGGCACGCGAGTACATGTCCGGAGCGCAAGGGCGGCGGGCTCGTCTTCACTCGGCCGAAGACAAAGAAGAGCCGGGATCCCGTGCCGATCCCGCCGCCTTTCATCCCGTACCTGTACGAACACAAAGCACAGCAGGACGAGATGCGAGCCGCTGCCGGAGACGCGTGGGAGGAGCACGAGGCGGTATTCACCCGGCCGGACGGGCGCCCCATTGACCCCCGATCCGACTGGGACGAATTCAAGGAGCTGCTTGCGGAGGCCGGGATCAGTGATCGACGCCTCTACGACGGCAGTCGGCACACCGCGGGCACCATCCTCAACGAGCTCGGCGTCGACATGCCCACGATCATGGAGATCCTCCGACACACCCAGATCAGCCAGACCCGGCGGTACGTGAAGGGAAGGTCCACCCTCTCGAAGGACGCCATGCGGCGGATGGGAGATGCCTTCTGGCCGCAGAGCCAGGGCGAGCGCCAGCCGGAGACGGCAACTGAGACCAGGAATGAGACCACGGACAGCCGAGCAGCCCGTGCCCGGCGCCGCCGACGCGTTCAGTAACCAGAAAAGCCCAGCTCAGACAGTGTCTGGGCTGGGCTTCCTCTGAGCCGCCTTCGGGATTCGAACCCGAGACCTACGCATTACGAGTGCGTTGCTCTGGCCAACTGAGCTAAGGCGGCGCGCCGTGCGCACCATGGTGCGATCAGCAACGCCGCCAAGTCTACACAGTTTCGGGAGTGCTCCCGACCACCCCCGTTGCGGGGCGACCTCGCAGCTCAGGTGCACTTCTTGCCGGCGGGCGGGACCGTGCCCTCCAGGAGGTACGTGTTGATCGCCGTGTCGATGCAGTCGCTGCCGCGGCCGTACGCCGTGTGGCCGTCGCCCTCGTAGGTCAGGAGTCGGCCGGAGGACAGCTGGGAGGCGAGGGAGCGCGCCCACTTGTAGGGGGTGGCCGGGTCGCGGGTGGTGCCGACCACCACGATCGGGGCCGCGCCCTTCGCCTCGATGCGGTGGGCCGAGCCGGTGGCCTTCAGCGGCCAGTACGTGCAGTTCAGGGCCGCCCAGGCGAAGCCCTCGCCGAAGACCGGGGACGCCTTCTCGAAGGAGGGCACGGCGGCGGCTACCGCGTCGGGGCCGGTGAAGGCGGGCGGCAGGTCCAGGCAGTTCACGGCCGCGTTGGCGTACATCAGATTGGCGTAGCCGCCCTTCGCGTCCCGCTCGTAGTACGAGTCGGCGAGGGCGAGCAGGCCCGCGCCGTCGCCCTGCATCGCGCGCGTGAGGCCGGTGCGCAGCTCGGGCCAGGTCGTCTCGTCGTACATCGCCGCGATCACCCCGGTCGTGGCGAGCGCCTCGCCGAGCTTGCGGGACTCGCCCGTCTCGACCGGCTTGGCGTCGAGGTCGGCGAAGAACTTCTTCAGGCGCTTCGACGCGTCCGCCGGGGACTCCGTGCCCAGCGGGCAGTCCTTGTTGTTCTTCACGCAGTCCGCCGCGAACGCCTGGAACGCCGTCTCGAAGCCCGCCGTCTGGTCCCGGTTCATCTCCAGGGCGGGCAGGGACGGGTCCATCGCGCCGTCCAGGACCAGCCGCCCGGTGCGGTCCGGGAACAGTTCGGCGTAGGTCGCGCCCAGGAACGTGCCGTACGACGCCCCCACGTAGTACAGCTTCTCGTCACCCAGCAGGGCGCGCAGGATGTCCATGTCGCGGGCCGCCTCGATCGTCGAGACGTGCGGCAGCACCTTGCCGGACCGCTTCTCGCAGCCCGCCGCGAACTTCTTGAAGGACGTGGCGAGCGCTGCCTTCTCGGCGGCGTCGTCCGGCGTCTGGTCGACCTGCGTGTACGCGTCCATCTCCGGGCCCGACAGGCACTCGACCGGCTCGCTGCGGGCCACCCCGCGCGGGTCGACCGCCACCATGTCGTAGCGGGCCCGCACCGGGGCCGGGTAGCCGAGGCCCGCGTACTGCTGGAGGTATCCGACGGCCGACCCGCCCGGGCCGCCCGGATTCACCAGGAGGGAGCCGATCCGCTTGCCCGGTCCGGTCGCCTTCTTGCGGGCCACCGCCAGCTTGATCGGGCCGGCGCCGGGGTCGGCGTAGTCGAGCGGCGCCTTCATCGTGGCGCACTCGAACCCGGACGCTCCGCACTCCCGCCAGCTGAGCTTCTGCTGGTAGTAGGGGCGCAGGGCGTCCGAGGTCGGCGCGCCCGCGACCGAGGTGGTGGACGCGTTCGCCCGGGTGGACGAGGTGCCGGACGAGCATCCGGAGGCGAACAGCCCGGCGGTCACGACGGCGATGGCGGAGGAACGGATCAGGCGCCTGGTGTCCATCCCCGGAGCGTAACCGGGTAGTGACCGCATGTGCCCTGTTGGCGGCCGGACGACGGCTCGTACGAGTGAGTCGGTCAACCCGCCGCGCGCCGGTACGCCCCCTGATGACAGTGGCACGCCCCCGCGTGGACGGGAGACTGCTCCCGCATCGACACTCGCCACCGCCCTCGGATCGGCGGGCGTCCCGTGGCGATGGGCGCCATCACCTTCGGGTCGACGGGCACCACCGGCCTCGCGTGGACGAGCCCCCCCGGGTGGACGCGCGCTGCCCGCCCCGCATCCGGGGGGCCGCCACCGCCCCCGGCTCCCCGGCTCAGCCCGCCCGCAGCGCCATGGTCATCGCCTCCACCGCCAGCAGCGGCGCCACATTGCGGTCGAGCGCCTCGCGGCAGGCCAGGACCGCCTCTATCCGGCGCAGGGTTCCCTCGGGGCCGCAACCGCGCGCGACCCTGTCGACCGCGTCCCGTACGTCCTCGTTCGCCAGCGCCGTGCGCGAGCCGAGCTGGAGCGCCAGGACGTCGCGGTAGAACGCGGTCAGATCGGTGAGCGCCAGGTCCAGGCTGTCGCGCTGCGTACGCGTCTTGCGGCGCTTCTGCCGGTCCTCCAGCTCCTTCATCGCCCCGGCCGTGCCGCGCGGCATCCGGCCGCCCGCCTGCGCGCCCAGCGCCGCCTTCAGGTCCTCCGTCTCCTTGACGTCCACCTCCTCGGCGAGCTGCTTGGCGTCCTCGGCGGCCGTGTCGACGAGCTCCTGCGCCGCCTTGAGGCAGCCGCCCACGTCCTCGATCCGCAGCGGCACCTTCAGGACGGCGGTGCGGCGGGCACGCGCGCGCTCGTCGGTGGCCAGCCTGCGGGCCCGGCCGATGTGCCCCTGGGTGGCGCGGGCGGCAGCCAGCGCGGTCTCCGGCGCGATGCCGTCACGGCGGATCAGCACATCGGCGACCGCCTCCACGGGCGGGGTGCGCAGCGTCAGGTGGCGGCAGCGGGAGCGGATCGTCGGGAGCACGTCCTCCAACGAGGGGGCGCACAGCAGCCACACCGTACGCGGAGCGGGCTCCTCCACCGCCTTCAGGAGCACATTGCCCGCGCCCTCGGTCAGCCGGTCGGCGTCCTCCAGGACGATCACCTGCCAGCGGCCGACGGCGGGCGAGAGCTGCGCCCGGCGGACCAGGTCTCGGGTCTCCTTGACGCCGATGGACAACAGGTCCGTACGCACCACTTCCACGTCCGCGTGCGTGCCGACCAGACTGGTGTGGCAGCCGTCGCAGAACCCGCAGCCCGGCGAGCCGCCCAGCGCCCGGTCCGGGCTGACGCACTGGAGCGCGGCGGCGAACGCGCGCGCCGCCGTGGAGCGGCCCGAACCCGGCGGCCCGGTGAACAGCCACGCGTGCGTCATCTTCGACGCCTCCGGAACGGGCGTCCCCGCCGCCGTGGCGGTCACCAGCGCGTCGGCGTCGCGCGCGGCAGCGGCCAGCTGCTCCTGCACCCGGTCCTGCCCGACCAGGTCGTCCCACACGGCCATGGGCCACCGCCTCCGCGCTCTGTTCCGCCCCGTATGTCCCTGCTCTGCCCTGCTACGACCCCATTGTGGGGCAGGGGTCCGACAATCCCGTCCGGCCCGGCATCCGCGCAGGTCAGCGGCGTCCGCCTGGCGGCCGGCGGCAGGCTGCCGACCGCCGGGCGCCGCCTGCCGGGCGCCGGCGCGACGGTACGCGACGTGGCGGCCCGTCGTACGGCCCTCGGTTCGCGGTGCAGCAGTCCAACGGACGGTCCAAAGCCCGTGACCCGGGTCCAACGGACGGCCGGTGCCCGGCGACCGGCCGGGCACCCGAGCCGCAGTGCCCGACCGAGCACGGCCACCCCTCAGCCGGCGCCGCCACCCCCACAGCCGAGCAACCCCTCAGCGGCGGCGGCCCCGCCGGTCCTCGTCCTCGTCGGCGTGCGGGCCCAGCAGCTCGTCGGCGAGCGTCGGCAGATCGTCCAGCGGAGTCTCCTCGGCCCAGTCCGAACGCCGCCGCGGCCTGCGGCCCCGCGCGTCGTCCGGCTCGGGCGAGGGCTCGGCCCCGGGCCGCAGCGCGGCGGGGTCGACCTGCGGCAGCTCGCGCGTCCGCTCGTTCGCCCGCTCCGGGTGCCCGGTCTCCTCGTCGCGGAAGATCCCCGGCGGGAAGCGGTCCGCGTCCCGCACCGGCAGCTGCGCGGCGCTCGTCCCGGCCCCGTCGCGCGCGGGCCGTACGGGCGGCAGCACAGCCGTCTCGTCCACGTCCCGCACGGCCGGAAGCACGGTCGTCTCGTCCGCGTCGGCCGGGATCTGCGGCAGAACCGTGGTCTCGGTCACGTCCGAAGCGCTCGCGCCCGAAGCACGCGCGCCCGAAGCCCCTGCCTCCGAAGCGCCCGCGCCCGCACCACGCGCCTCCTCAGCACGCGCGCCCGACCCGGCAGCACCGGCAGCGGCGCCCTTGCCGGAAGCCTCCGCCCCGGAACCGCCCTGTCCAGCAGCGCCCCGCTCGGCCGCCTTCGCGCCCGGCACCCGGACCTCCTGGGTGACCTCGTTGGGGTTCACCACCGGAGTGGGAACCGTCACCTCGGAGTCCGACTCCGGCGCGGGCTTCCGCTTCGCGCGCGTAGTCGCAGTTTCGGCAGCCCGCGCACCCTCGCCGGAGGCCCCGGAGGCCCCGGCAGTCCCGGAAG includes:
- a CDS encoding alpha/beta hydrolase, whose translation is MDTRRLIRSSAIAVVTAGLFASGCSSGTSSTRANASTTSVAGAPTSDALRPYYQQKLSWRECGASGFECATMKAPLDYADPGAGPIKLAVARKKATGPGKRIGSLLVNPGGPGGSAVGYLQQYAGLGYPAPVRARYDMVAVDPRGVARSEPVECLSGPEMDAYTQVDQTPDDAAEKAALATSFKKFAAGCEKRSGKVLPHVSTIEAARDMDILRALLGDEKLYYVGASYGTFLGATYAELFPDRTGRLVLDGAMDPSLPALEMNRDQTAGFETAFQAFAADCVKNNKDCPLGTESPADASKRLKKFFADLDAKPVETGESRKLGEALATTGVIAAMYDETTWPELRTGLTRAMQGDGAGLLALADSYYERDAKGGYANLMYANAAVNCLDLPPAFTGPDAVAAAVPSFEKASPVFGEGFAWAALNCTYWPLKATGSAHRIEAKGAAPIVVVGTTRDPATPYKWARSLASQLSSGRLLTYEGDGHTAYGRGSDCIDTAINTYLLEGTVPPAGKKCT
- a CDS encoding DNA polymerase III subunit delta' → MAVWDDLVGQDRVQEQLAAAARDADALVTATAAGTPVPEASKMTHAWLFTGPPGSGRSTAARAFAAALQCVSPDRALGGSPGCGFCDGCHTSLVGTHADVEVVRTDLLSIGVKETRDLVRRAQLSPAVGRWQVIVLEDADRLTEGAGNVLLKAVEEPAPRTVWLLCAPSLEDVLPTIRSRCRHLTLRTPPVEAVADVLIRRDGIAPETALAAARATQGHIGRARRLATDERARARRTAVLKVPLRIEDVGGCLKAAQELVDTAAEDAKQLAEEVDVKETEDLKAALGAQAGGRMPRGTAGAMKELEDRQKRRKTRTQRDSLDLALTDLTAFYRDVLALQLGSRTALANEDVRDAVDRVARGCGPEGTLRRIEAVLACREALDRNVAPLLAVEAMTMALRAG